The Carassius carassius chromosome 28, fCarCar2.1, whole genome shotgun sequence region AAATGCACAATATTTAACAGTAATAGTCAAATAATACGATAGCTTCGGGTAAGAGACTGTGCAgtcttttaaaataaagatttctgAAGCCTTTGTGTTGCAGAACCATTAACGAATATACGCGTCTGGTGATGCAACAAACGTTTAACCACAGAGTTCTCTTTATGTACAGCGCTGTGTTTATGTACagtttttgggttttatttttaggtcacagctgttttgttttgttttttagtcagGGAGGATATGGCTTCTGGCTGTCGCACACATGACTTTGCTTGAGAGGATTTTCCGCCTGATagtttgtgaaagttctgctggTTTCTTCCTCTGTTTGCTCGTATATGTCCCTGTGCCAACTTTCCTGTAACGGTTCTTACAATATTTCCATAATAGTACTTTAGGTTCAACACTAACTTCAGTGCTTTTTGGTGATGTGGTTTGCAGATCACAGGATATGCCGGAGAGGGACAGAGAAGCCCTGCTATAAGATCACAAGCTTCCAGGACATCGGGCTCAGAGCAAGCTTTGAGGCAGCCAGACAGAAATGCAGGGAGGAAGATGGAGAGCTGCTCAGCATTGAGACTGAGAATGAGCAGCGTCTGGTGGAGAGATTTGTTCAGGAGTTCAGGGCTTCTGATGGAGACTTCTGGATTGGGCTACGAAGAAGCCCTCAATATAATGCTGATTGTTCATCACAGTATTACTGGTTGGATTACAGTCAGGCCAAGTTCAGGTACAGTATGATATTCGCAGTAATAACATCCTGAAATATTCTGACAACTGATTGAATGAAAATTACAATTCTTCCATCATTTCCTCATGCTCCTTTTCTTTACAAAACGGCCTCAAAAACTTCATAAAAGTGGTCTGCATGCCAGTGCTGTTGCTATTGTTAATTGATAAAACTCCATACTACCAAAATAGTTTTTGGTAATtgtaataaagctgaaataaaataaaatataggctatatatatatatatatatatatatatatatatatatatatatatatatatatataaattagaaatGTCACATTGGCAAGtaaatgaaaaacacaaaaattgctaaaacttaaaatgaaagctgtaaatgtaaaaataaaagctatttgacaaaataaatactgtaatagtatATGAATATAATTCTGTATTCTATTAATGTATTCTGTCTTTTAATCattatggtgagtaaatgatgacagaattgtcatttttggtgatCTGTTCTTTCACTGAAAGCAAAATACTAAAATGTGAATGTATAGAATagaactatttaaaaaatgacaaaagcacaacataattactaaaacttaaactataatgaaaatgcaagctgacaatttaaaaataaaagctaattgtaaataaaaaaaataactactgTAAATACTAGAATAGTATATAAATAGTATTCTTTTCTTAATTAATGTATTCTATATTCTAAGACTTCTGAATCATGaaggtaagtaaataatgacagaattgtattttttggtgaactatcaccTTAGTAGTAAATGTGATACAGAATTTTCAGTGAGTCTGTTGTGCTTCCAGGAACTGGCTGGTGACAGAGCCCTCGTGTGGCCTTGATCAGTGTGTGGCGTTATTCTACAGGCCCTCATCTTCTGCTGGCCAGAAGGAGCACAACCTGTTCAAGTGGACAGACTACAACTGCAATTCCAAGAATAATTTCATCTGCAAGTACTCAGACGGTAGGCGTTTGCTTATGTAAATCTTAGCTGTCACATTTAGATATTTGATAGGCAACAAATCTGAGACAAGCATCTTTAGTGTAAACATATTATGTAAGAGGACTTCAAATGTAAACTGTGCCGCCTCCTGTATGTGTTTAGAGAAGCATCCTGTCCCCACTCCAGCAGGAAATATCACTACACTCACAGGTACAAGTCCTTCAACTTTATCTGTTGCGTTTGCTACTTTTTTTCTGACCCAATAATGGTACTAGTAATGTTATGTTTTACttaataatatatagtatattaacATGAGAGTGTCTTGTCTAAATTATAGTGagatattagtttttttatagtAATTAACTGCCATTTTTATAGTATCTTTAATTACAGATTAAACAAAATTATAGCCCacataaatggaagattaaaTGGATAGTTCCCCAAAAAGTGTAAATTATCTTATAATTGACCagtgttattatcattaactaaaactatttaaaatgctttttagtaattgaaataaagatgaaatagaataaatattagatggaaaacTTAAAGAACAATTAGAAATGCTGCCTCTGTAAAATCAGATAAATAAATTGAAGTACTTAAACTGACTAAAAATAAAACGGATATACTGTAAaactaaagctaaatagaaatgttaaaattaaaaattaattaatgtaattatatgGAAAAACAATATCATTCTGCTAAAATTCTTAGGTGCTCCAAGGAGGAAATAAAAGTATATAGGTTTAAAAGGACAAGAGGATGTGTAAATaaggacagaattttaattttgggttgaTTTATTAGTTTAGAAAGACAAATAATAATGCTCATGATGTCCTCTAGTGGTGGAAGTGGAATTATACTTTTGCTCACAGTAGTCCAGCTCAAAAACCCATAATAGGTCAATCATCAAGGCCAAACACCATAAATGATTATTCATCATTCACAGCAATTCTTGTTTTTAGGTACTGATGAGCTGACTCTGGTGCCAAAGCAGCTGGCCATTACAGTGGACAATGACAGGATAAAAACTGAACTCTCTGAGTcatcaggtatttttttttttagaattgaatattggttGAATCTATCCATCTATTTGTATATGCGTGATTATCTTCTGgacataattgtttttttttagtaattatgGACTTTGTCTCAATTTCTATTTCAGATGACACTAATATTTACTACATCCTCCTCGCCACTCTGCCTGTAATGCTGCTGTTGATATTGGTGGTGTCAGGGgttttcagtttcagagtcatGTCGAGGAGGTGTGTAAAGCACTGCAAACATTTTTATCATTTCTTAATTTGGTATTCTCTGTGAACTATTTTGTCTGTCAGCCTGCCATACAATACTCTCTGGCTTTGTCTTTGCAGGAGGAAAGAGCAGAATGAAATCTATGCTGTGCCAGGACAGTGGGTGCGTCCAGTAGCTCTGAAAAGTCAAAATGATTATAAACACAACAATAAATCCAACCACTCTGGAGATCATCTGGAGTACATGAGCTCTGAAATTAACAGAACATTTAGTGTGACGTCCACAATCAGTCAGTTTGAGGACTACGAGAACGTCCCGAGCCGCCCCACGCAGTGCGGTTTTGTCACAAATGACATCTACGAGACCTGCCGGAGCTCCTCGGTGGTAGAGGCCGGATGGGTGGACAATGACATCTATGGATACTAAAAGCCTACACAGTGTGTATACTTATTACTGGAAAAGTCTCGCCCACTAGTGTGACTGGCGCTCCCACCATGTCTGCTCTTTGATGTGCACCATGTGACCCAGTGCGGGGGCCAGTGGGGGTCTAATGCATGGGGTGTACAGATTCCCATAACTGACTATACAGAGAAGCATAAAGGTGTCATCGGCTTGTGAGAGCTTCCGCTGTGGAAGCTGGCATCCTGGCATGGGACCTTCAATTTGGACATTAACAAAACAGTGCGCTGACCTCTCAGTCCATCTCAACAACATCCTTCTGTGTCTCTGAGAGTGGCCTCTCTAAAGGATACCTACTGGTTTTTAATGAATGGTAGTTGCTTTGTAAGCTCTTTTGTGTAAAAACAGAATTAAAGGATTTATACGTATAAAACATTGTAACACATTGAATGTATTTTGCTTTGGGGTATCAAATTATGAGCAGaaagataaatatttttgttgtatttagattgtaaatgatattttgtctatccttataataataataatatcctttTATCATTCTTAAGCACAGAATAgcttttaattaatgtatttttgtttaatcAGCATTGTCCGCACACTCCTGGACAACCTGGAAATGTCTTGGAAATTTATAATAAGGCCTGGAACAGTGATTTTTTACTAGTAATGGTTATATATTAACTAATTGGTAAGAACTTGACTGCAAAAGTCTTGGGAGTGGCCGGACCTTGACACAATGTAACTCTAACACatgcttttatttaattgtaCTTGATAATACTGATTTGAATAAACGTTTTTGAAATCTCATTCAGTGGCTTTTGTCATGCTGAGAATATCTCATCGTCAAATGACACTGCTGCATGCTTGTGTCTTCACATCGGGTTCAGATGACTCATTTTCCAATCCATTCTGTTATTTCACATTTTGTTCCCTTTTAGTGACTGCGTCAGTGtcaatttattacaaatattttgagCTAAACGCGATTCTTTGGAAATGCATCATTATTCGGCTGAGTTCCCTGACGTCATCACAGCTGTTTTATTAGGCCTGAGTGACTGCAGTGCAGCACGTGACCGTCAGGTGTCGCCATATGATAGGCCACCTTAAACGGAATTACGTGCAGCTTTGAGGACATATTTGTTGCACTTATGTCATGGaggtgtttaaatttcattttccaatacaaatCATGCACCGTCTGTAATGCGTTTCTACGCTTACATACTCTTGATATGAATGACTTGTTGTTGAACTGTTGTTTAAACTGTTGAGGACTGCACAATACGCTCTCCCTCAGTTGATTCTTCAAAGGCACACATTTAATGTTTGTACCAAAATTCTGCTTtatatgattatgattatgtAACTGAACAAATAAGTGCCACACCCGCTTTTATGTCTATATGGATGCAAACACTGGTCTTAGTGGCCTAGATGTCAAAATGTGATTAGTGGAACGTGATTAGATGTGGAAGtgtttagagaaaaaaataatacattaaattttaaataaagaaaaatttaaaaatttatttagacACCTTGAACAGTTCTgaaattatcacagtttattcactatagtttagaaaattgtAATATGACAAGAATTAAGTTAAACTTACATAAATATAGTGTCAATATGCACAAACtagtaaaaaatatcaaataGGATACCTAG contains the following coding sequences:
- the laynb gene encoding layilin, which produces MEFMKLIAAVLAVCFHPCCTSSAFGDHRICRRGTEKPCYKITSFQDIGLRASFEAARQKCREEDGELLSIETENEQRLVERFVQEFRASDGDFWIGLRRSPQYNADCSSQYYWLDYSQAKFRNWLVTEPSCGLDQCVALFYRPSSSAGQKEHNLFKWTDYNCNSKNNFICKYSDEKHPVPTPAGNITTLTGTDELTLVPKQLAITVDNDRIKTELSESSDDTNIYYILLATLPVMLLLILVVSGVFSFRVMSRRRKEQNEIYAVPGQWVRPVALKSQNDYKHNNKSNHSGDHLEYMSSEINRTFSVTSTISQFEDYENVPSRPTQCGFVTNDIYETCRSSSVVEAGWVDNDIYGY